In a single window of the Neoarius graeffei isolate fNeoGra1 chromosome 28, fNeoGra1.pri, whole genome shotgun sequence genome:
- the ins gene encoding insulin, which produces MAVWLQAGALFFWLAFYTAGTNAMGPQYLCGSHLVDALYLVCGPNGFFYNPKREADPLLGFLPPKSAPEGELAEYPYKDYSELMVKRGIVELCCHKPCTLHDLQNYCN; this is translated from the exons ATGGCGGTTTGGCTCCAGGCTGGCGCGCTGTTCTTCTGGCTGGCATTCTACACTGCAGGAACCAATGCCATGGGACCCCAATACCTGTGTGGTTCTCACCTGGTTGACGCCCTGTACCTAGTCTGTGGCCCAAACGGGTTCTTCTACAACCCTAAAAGAGAGGCGGATCCTCTGCTGG GGTTCCTTCCCCCTAAATCTGCTCCGGAGGGCGAGTTGGCTGAATACCCATATAAAGATTACAGTGAACTGATGGTTAAAAGAGGCATTGTGGAGCTGTGCTGCCATAAACCCTGCACCTTACATGACCTGCAAAACTACTGCAACTAA